GCTAAAAAATGACCGCCGCCAACGCCCAACTGCGCGACCTGAGCACACCGCCCAGAGACGCCGAGCAGACAGAGCTGCACCCGGACCTGAACCGCGCCCATGTGCGTTTTATCAACCTGGGCAAAACCTATGACGGCGCCGTGCATGCCCTGCAAGGCATTGATCTGGCGATCCAGCACGGTGAAGTGTTCGGCATTATCGGCCGCAGCGGCGCCGGTAAATCCTCGCTGATCCGCACCATCAACCGCCTGGAGCAACCGAGCAGCGGCCGCGTGTTGATTGATCAGGTGGACATTGGTGAGTTCGACGAAGACCGCCTGGTGGCGCTGCGGCGGCGCATCGGCATGATCTTCCAGCACTTCAACCTGATGTCGGCCAAGACCGTGTGGCAGAACGTCGAACTGCCGCTGAAAGTCGCCGGCGTGCCCAAGCCGCAGCGTGAGCAAAAGGTGCGCGAGTTGCTGGAGTTGGTCGGCCTCAAGGACAAGCACAAAGCCTACCCGGCGCAACTCTCCGGCGGGCAGAAACAGCGCGTGGGCATTGCCCGCTCGCTGGTGCACGACCCGCAGATTTTACTGTGCGACGAAGCCACTTCGGCCCTCGACCCGGAAACCACCCAGTCGATCCTCGGCCTGTTGCGCGAGATCAACCAGCGCCTGGGCCTGACCATCGTGTTGATCACCCACGAGATGGCGGTGATTCGCGATATCTGCGACCGCGTGGTGGTATTGGAACACGGGCGCATCGTCGAACAAGGCCCGGTGTGGCAAGTGTTCGGCAACCCGCAGCACGA
The window above is part of the Pseudomonas sp. KBS0710 genome. Proteins encoded here:
- a CDS encoding methionine ABC transporter ATP-binding protein, with the protein product MTAANAQLRDLSTPPRDAEQTELHPDLNRAHVRFINLGKTYDGAVHALQGIDLAIQHGEVFGIIGRSGAGKSSLIRTINRLEQPSSGRVLIDQVDIGEFDEDRLVALRRRIGMIFQHFNLMSAKTVWQNVELPLKVAGVPKPQREQKVRELLELVGLKDKHKAYPAQLSGGQKQRVGIARSLVHDPQILLCDEATSALDPETTQSILGLLREINQRLGLTIVLITHEMAVIRDICDRVVVLEHGRIVEQGPVWQVFGNPQHEVSKTLLAPLQHGLPDELQSRLQAEPSSTAAVVLRLQFTGSAADEPDLAALFSALGGRVRLLQGGVERIQGHALGQLLLAVNGSPHNAEELRNRAGHWAQQVEVLGYVV